From the Candidatus Binatus sp. genome, the window GGGCAGGTCATTGGAAATGTCGGCTCGACCGGCCTTTCGACCGGTCCGCATCTCCATTTCGCGATGGAAAAAGACGGCGCCTGGGTCAATCCTCTCACCGAGAAGCTGGGCGAGAATCACGAGGTCTCGCCGCGGATGAAGGCGATCTTCGACGACATCAAGGATCGCTACCAGTCCGCGCTGGCCGCGCTGCCCGACCTGGGCAGCCATTTCATCGCGACCGACGCGCGCAAACCCGCGATCTCGAAGTTCGCCGACATGTACCACGTGACGCTCGGCCACAGCCCCTCAAAAAGCACCCATCTGCGCGCACAGAGAATTTCGAGCAGCCGCAGCGGCCCGGCGCTCGGCGCCTTGGGGTCCGACAGCGCGCTGTGATCTGAATTCTTCACGGCCTCACGGTATCGCTCCACTCTTCCATCGCCATTGCCAGGTCACAGCTTCCCGGTTACGGCTGAAATCGCGGCGAGGTCGCATCTGAAATGCGCGAGCATACCAATACCGATTTCTTCAAGCCCGGATTGCCGCGCGCCTTCGGCCATCGCGGATGCGCCGGTACGCATCCTGAAAACACGCTCGAAGCATTTGCCGCCGCCGCTGCGATCGGCATTCAGTATCTCGAACTTGACATCCACATGACGCGCGACGGCGAAATCGTTGTCAGTCACGACGACCATCTGGAGCGCACTTGCGGGCGCGCCGGCGTCATCTGCGAGATGACATACGCCGAGCTTGCGGCGGCCGACGCGGGCCGCATGTTTACGCTCGACGGCGCGAATTTTCCATTCAGAGACAGGGGTATCCGGATGCCGCGTCTGGCCGACGTGCTTGCGGCGTTTCCATCGCTGCGGATAGAGATCGAAGTCAAGCAAATCGCGCCGAGCGTGGTCGCGCCGATGCTCGACGTGATCGATCGCGCCGGGATGCGCAAGCGTGTGTTTGTCGCCAGCGAGCACCAGCAACCGCTCGACGAGGCCCGGATGCTGGCGCCGGACATCCCGACCAACTTTTCGTACTTCGAAACGGGCGGATTCTTTCAGGCGATGGTGAGCCGCGACAACTATCGTCCGCCCGGCGACGCACTCCAAATCCCGCCCAGTTATGAATCGTGGCAGCTGGTCACGCCCGAAAGTGTCGAGTTCGCGCATCGCATCGGACTCGAAGTGCACGTCTGGACGGTGAACGAGGAAGCCGAGATGCGGGAACTGCTCGACTTGGGCGTGGACGGACTGATGAGCGACTACCCGCGCCGCTTGCTCGACGTGATTCGCAGCCGCGCCGCCGCGCCCCGCTGAGCGCGCTCTTTCCAGTTTGCCACGGGCTTTGTTACGATTTCGCCCGCTCGTCGAAAAAATTTACGCGGGAGTGAAAATTATGAAGCTCGACACCGGTCTCTCGGCGCGCAACTTGCGCGATGTTCCGGCCGCGGCCCGCGCCGCCGAGGCGGCGGGGTTCGACGCGATCTGGATTCCCGAGGCCGGCAACGACGGCTTCCTTCCGGCCGCGCTGATCGCGGAGCATACCCGGCGAGTCAAAATGGGTACGTCGGTTGCGATTGCGTTTCCGCGCAGCCCCATGGTTACCGCCGCGGCCGCGTGGGACCTCGCGGGATTTTCCGAGGGCCGCTTCATCCTCGGGCTCGGCACGCAGGTCAAGGGCCATATCGAGCGCCGCTACAGCACGAAGTGGGAAGCGCCGGTGCCGCGCCTGCGCGAGTACATCCTGGCGCTGCGCGCGATCTTCAAATGCTGGTCGGAGGGCGGCGCGAAACTTTCGTTTCAGGGAAAGTACTACAACTTCTCGTTGATGACGCCGTTCTTCACGCCGGCCAGACACAACTACTCGAACGTGCCGATTCACATCGCCGGTGTGAACGAACATATCATCCGGCTCGCCGGCGAACTGTGCGAGGGCCTGCATGCGCATCCCTTCAACTCGCCCAAGTATCTCCGCGAATTCGTGCTGCCGAACGTCGAGAAGGGTCTCAAGCAGGCCGGGCGCTCGCGCAAAGACTTCGAAATCCAATCGACGGCGTTCGTAATTACCGGCCGCGACCAGGACGAAATAAAAAAAATGCGCGAAGTCGTCCGCCAGCAGATCTCGTTCTACGCCTCGACGCGAACCTACAAGATCGTGCTCGACACGCACGGATGGGGCGACGTCGCCCAGCGACTGAACGAAAAGGCTGCCAAAGGCGAGTGGGTCTCGATGGCCAAAGAGATCACGGACGAGATGCTCGACGTGTACACGGTCGCGGGCACCTACGACGAGATCGCGGACAAGGTGATGCAGCGTTACGATGGGCTGCTCGACCGGGTTGCGTTTTACATTCCGTTTCGCGCGGGCGCTGACGACGCGCAATGGGCAAAACTCGCAAAGCGATTCAATGGATGAGCTTCGCCATTCTCGCGATAGATTGTCATGACCTGCTGAACAGGCGCCCTGCCGGCGCGCCCCCCGATGCCATCGGTGCGCGAAAGGGCTAGGCTTGATTGCGCATGCGCAGGGTAGTCCTCTATGCGCGTTCGCCGGACTGGCGCGCGGTTATCGAGCGCGCCGACGAATTGATCGCGTCGCCGGATTTTCGGGTGCTCAAGTCTGAAGCGCGCACGCTGGCTGGATTCCTCGACCTCCCCGGCGCCGGTCCCGCGTTCATAAAGCGCGTCGAGGTTTGCTCATGGAGCCGCGGCGTTTACGCGCGATTGCGCGGGTCTCGCGTCGCGCGATCGCTCGCTGGCGCCGCGATGCTCCGGGCGCAAGGCGTCGCGCATCCGGAGCCGCTGGCGGCCATGGATTTGTACCAGGCGGGTGCGATTCGAGCCTCCTATCTTGTCAGCCGCGCACTCATCAACGCCGACTCCCTGAGCCGCTTCATGCTCGGCCCCGGAGCAATCAAGGGGCGCGACGTGCATCGCCGAAAACAAATCTCCGATACGGTGGCCGCGCAAATCCGCCGCCTCCATGAGTCCGGTCTTTACACTCGCGATCTGCAAGAGACCAACATCATGGTCGAGGAAAACCAGTCCGGCGGCTTCAAAGTGTACTTTATCGATCTCGAGGATTTCCGCCGCGCCGCCAACGTATCGTGGGATCGCCGAATTCTGAACCTGGTGCATCTCGATCGCAGCATCGGGCGATTTCTCTGCCGCGCGGCGCGGCTCGATTTTCTTTACTCTTACCTGGGCCGTCGGCCGGATCGCGCGGTCGCGCGCAGGATGGTCGCCGAAGTCGGAGCGGCGCGCGAGTCGATCGACCGCCGCAAGCGCCGCGGCGCCCCGGCCACCGAGCCGGTCGTGAAGCCGCTCGCCGGAGGGACTGAGTAATGGCTTTTTCGATCCTCAGCCGCGAGTACGACCATCACACCGAGCAGGTCCACGCCGCCGGCGGAAGCTGGGTGCGCGACGTGATGCTCGGGCTGAACGACGGACTGGTCGCCTCGTTCGCCGTTACCTCCGGGGTCGCGGGCGCGTTCGTCACCGGCAACGCAGCGATGATGGCGGGACTGTCGGAGATGCTTGGCGGCGCGGTAGCGATGGGACTTGCGGCGTTCATCTCCGCGCGCTCACAAATCGAGTTTTATCAAAGCGAGATAGAACGCGAGCGCGACGAAATCCGCCGATGGCCCGAACGCGAGCGCGAAGAGGTCAGCACCATCTATCGAAAAAAAGGGTTCGCCGGTCCATTGCTCGATCAGATCGTCGCGCACATCACGTCGGACCCCGAGCGATGGAGCAACGTGATGATGCGCGAGGAGCTGGGTTTCAACGAAGAATCCTTCGACAACCCGCTCCGCTCCGCCTTTGCCGTCGGCTTGTCGTATCTGTCAGGCGCGGCAGTGCCCGTCTGGGCGTACATTTTTTTTCAGCCGAGCCGCGCCCTGATCGTGTCGGCCATCTCGACCGTCGCGGTGCTGTTCGGAGTCGGCGCGCTGAAGACGATCATCACCAGCCGTTCGTGGTGGCGCAGCGGACTCGAAAGCATGTTGATTGGAATGGCGGCCGCGGGTGTGACTTACGCCGCGGGCCGCATGTTTGCCGCGCGCTGAAGCTTGCCGTCCGCAATTGCCCGCGCTCAGGTCGTGTACTCCGCGTTGATTCGCACGTAATCGTAGCTCAGGTCGCAAGTTAGAATCCGGGCGCTCGATTTCCCCAGCCGCAGATCGAGTCGCACCGCGAATTCGCGCTCTTTCATCCGAGCCCCCGCAGCCGCCAGCGCCTCGGTCAGCAGCCGGCCGTTCAAGGCAACTTTCACTCCGCCGATCCACAGCACCAGCTTGTCGGGCTCGACGTACGCGCCGGACGATCCCGCGGCCATCAGGATTCGGCCCACGTTCGGATCGCATCCGAAGAACGCCGTCTTGACCAGCGGCGAGTTGGCGATTTGACGGGCCGCACGCTCGGCGTCGGCAGGATTGCGCGCGCCGCGTACCTCGACGGTGACGAGCTTGGTCGCTCCCTCGCCGTCGCGCACGAGTTCGCGGGCGAGCGCCGCCGAAATTTCCTCGACCGCGCGATCGAATGCCGCCTGCTCGCGCGCGCCGAATGCGCGATTTTTGGCGGCGCCGCTCGCCAAAATAATCACCGTGTCGTTGGTTGACATGTCGCCGTCAACGGTGATCGCGTTGAAGCTGGCCGGCAGCGCGGCCTTGAGCGATTTTTTCAGTAAAGAGGGAGCGATCACCGCGTCTGTGACCAGGTAGCCCAGCATCGTCGCCATCCTGGGCGAGATCATCCCGACACCTTTCACCGCGCCGGCAAGCGTGATGGTCGCGCCGCCCGCCTTGAAGCTGGTCGAGGCGGTCTTGGCGCGCGTGTCAGTCGTCATGATCGCATGCGCGAAGTCGGCCAGGCCGTCTTCACGCAGCGATCGCACGGCATCGGCGGCGCCGGTTTTGAATTTCGCGAAGTCGTAGAGATGGCCGATCACACCGGTCGAGGACGGTACAACGAGTTCCGGCGCGCATCCGAGAAGTCGCGCGACTTCCGCGCATGAGTCGCGCGCAAGCCGCATCCCTTGCGCGCCGGTGAAGCTGTTGGCGCATCCCGAGTTCGCGACGACCGCCTGCAAACGGCCCGACTTGACGCGATCCGCCGTCACATAAACCGGCGCGGCTTTCACCCGATTGGCGCTGAACACCGCGGCTGCGGCGGCCGGGCGATCGGCGGCGATAAGGCCCAGGTCAAGCGCGCCCGCCTTGCTCTTCAGTCCGGCGCTGACGCCGGCGAATCGAAATCCGCGCACGGCGGCGGGATCGAGTTCGACTTTCATCCAGCGCAATCCTCCGTGCGGCGAACTATACGCGGACCAAAGGCGGGTGCAAATGGAAGGCCGCAGGGACGCTTCTGTGCGTCACTTGCCGTGGCAGCGTTTGTACTTCTTACCCGAGCCACATGGGCACGGATCGTTGCGGCCGACTTTTTCGGTGTCGCGCTTGGCCGGGGTTGCCGCCGGCGTCTCGCTCTCGCCGCCGTGGCTCATCACGACCCGCTGCGGCTTGGGCTGCTGAATCTGCTCGACGTCCTGCTGGCGCTGCACCTGGACGGAAAAAACTTTCTCGACCACGTCCTGTTGCATCACCGCCATCAGCGCCTCGAACATGGTGAACCCTTCTTTCTGGTATTCGACCAGCGGATTGACCTGGGCGTAGCCGCGCAGCCCGATTCCTTCCTTCAAATGGTCCATCGCGAGCAGATGGTCTTTCCAGAGCGAATCGAGCGTCTGGAGCATCACGATCTTTTCGATTTGGCGCATCACCGGCTCGGTGAATTCCGCTTCGCGCTGATCGTAGAGCTGATGCACGCGCTCGGAACCGATCTCGGCCAGATCGTCGGCTGACTGAGCCGGCTTGCCGGCCACTTCGGTCTGCGCGTTGAAGCCCGGGCGGAACTTGAACTGCTTGAAGAACGCGTCGTCGATCGCCTTCCAGTCCCATTGCGCCGGATCGGCCTCGTTGTTCGCGTGCGCCGCCGCGATTTCCTCGATCAGCGCGTCGCACATGTCGAGCACGTCATCCTTGAGCGAGGCGCCGCTGAGCAGTTCGCGACGGCGATGGTAAACCACCTCGCGCTGCTTGTTCATGACGTCGTCGTATTCGAGCAGATGCTTGCGGATGTCGAAGTTGTGCGATTCGACCTTCTTTTGCGCGTTTTCGATCGCGCGCGATATCCATCGATGCTCGATGGGCTCGTTGTCCTCCATCCCGATTCGGCCCATCAGGCCCTTGAGACGGTCGGCGCCGAAGATCCGCAGCAAGTCGTCCTCGAGCGACATGTAGAATCGCGACGAGCCGGGGTCGCCCTGGCGACCCGACCGGCCGCGGAGCTGGTTGTCGATGCGGCGCGACTCGTGGCGCTCGGTGCCGAGGATGTGCAGGCCGCCGGCCTCGAGCACTTTCTCGCGCTCGGCCTTGCACTGTTCGAGGTACTTCGCGAGTGCAGCCTGGAAATTCGGATCGGCCGGTTCCCTGGTGCCGGTTTCCGCCGCCGCCATGAACTCGGGATTTCCGCCGAGCACGATATCGGTGCCGCGGCCGGCCATGTTGGTCGAAATCGTGACCGCGCCGAAACGGCCGGCCTGGGCGACGATTTCCGCTTCGCGCTCATGGTTCTTGGCGTTCAGCACGTAATGCTTGACGCTGGTTTTTTTGAGCTTGTCGGCGACGCGCTCGGACTTTTCGATCGAGACCGTGCCGACCAGCACCGGCTGGCCGCGTTCGTGGCAGTCGCGGATTTCCTCGATCACGGCGTCGAACTTCTCGCCTTCGGTTTTGTAAACGAGGTCGTGATTGTCGATGCGGATCATCGGCTGATTGGTCGGAATCACGACCACGTCGAGGCGATAGATTTCCTTGAACTCGACCGCTTCCGTGTCGGCCGTGCCGGTCATTCCGGACAGCTTCTTGTACATTCGGAAGTAGTTCTGAAACGTGATGGTGGCGAGCGTCTGGTTCTCCGACTCGATCTTGACGTTCTCCTTCGCCTCGACCGCCTGATGCAGTCCGTCGCTCCATCGCCGCCCCGGCATCAGCCGCCCGGTGAATTCATCGACGATGATCACCTCGCCTTCCTTGACGACGTAATCGACGTCGCGCTTGAACAGCGTATGCGCGCGGAGTCCCTGGTTGGCGTGATGCAGCAGCAGGATGTTGCGCGGGTCGTACAGGTTCTCGACGCCGAGCAGTTGCTCGACTCGCGTCACCCCGTCCTCGGTCAGCGCCACGGTGCGCATCTTCTCGTCGATGGTGTAGTGCTCTTCGGGCTTGAGCCGCGGGATCACGCGATCCACCACATAATAGGTGTCGGTGGATTCCTCGGAGGCGCCGGAGATGATCAGCGGCGTGCGCGCCTCGTCGATCAGAATCGAGTCCACTTCGTCCACGATCGCGAAGTTGTGCTCGCGCTGGACGTAGTCCTCGATGTTGAACTTCATGTTGTCGCGCAGGTAGTCGAAGCCGAACTCGTTGTTCTGGCCGTAAGTGATATCGGCGCGGTAGGCGAGCTTGCGCTCCTGGTCGGTCACGCCGTGGACGACGACGCCGACCGTCAGGCCCAGGAATTTATAGATGCGCCCCATCCATTCGGAGTCGCGCCGGGCCAGGTAGTCGTTGACGGTGACGATATGCACGCCGCGTCCCGACAGCGCGTTGAGCACGGCGGGCAGCGTGGCGACCAGAGTCTTGCCCTCGCCGGTTTTCATTTCGGCGATTCGCCCCTGGTGCAGGATCATTCCGCCGACCAGCTGCACGTCGAAGTGGCGCTGACCGATGGTCCGCTTGGCGCCCTCGCGCACGACGGCGAAGACCTGCGGCAGGATTTCCAGCATCGCATCGTCGCGCCGCTCGCGCTCTTCGATCGCGCTGATACTCGCCTTCCATTCGGCAATTTTGCGCCGCAGCTCGTCGTCGCTCAGCGCCGAGGTCTCCGGTTCGAGCCGGTTGATCTCGTCCACGTCGGGACGCAGCCGTTTGATTTCGCGTTCGTTCTTCGAGCCGAAGATTTTCCGCGCTACGAGGGAAATAGCTGAAGCCATCTTATATGAGCAATTTCTGCGGCAAGGTTTTTTTTGAGATCAGGTTCTCGACGAGCCACAGCGATGCGGTCTGACCGGTGACACGGTGAAATAGTGAAACAACTCGCAAGTTTAGCTGTAAATCATCTTATCCTGAAATCGTCGCGCTAGGCAGGGGCCAGACAGCCGTGCGCCGGGGCAAGCAGAGCGGACTAGCGCTCGATGCGGACGGCGGATTCGACCTGCGGGCCGAGAAATCTGCGGCCGACGCGGACGAAACGATCGGGGGTCTCGGTCACGAAGAAACTCTGAGTCCCTTTGCCGGTGCGCCGGGCGAGCTTGAAAGTCCGCAGCCGGTCGCGCACGTCGGCCGCGGTCGCGGTCGCGGAGTCCACGAGCTTCACGCGCGGGCCCAGAATTCGCGCGAACATATCGCGCAGCAGCGGGTAATGGGTGCATCCCAGCAGCAGCGTATCGATGCCGCTTTGTTTGAGACTCTCGAGGTAGTGGGCGACGGTCAATTCCGCCACCGCGTTGTCGGTCCATCCTTCCTCGGCCAGCGGCACCAGCAGCGGGCATGCGCGCGTGTAGATTTCGGAGCGCGGGCTCAGCCGCTGGATCGCGCGCGTGTAAGCGCCCGACGCGATCGTCGCTTCGGTGCCGATCACGCCTATTTTGCCGTTGCGCGAGGCCTTGGCCGCCGCGCGCGCGCCGGGCTCGATCACGCCGATCACGGGGACCATCGTGTCCGACGCGATCGCGTCGAGCGCGACCGCGCTGGACGTATTGCAGGCGACCACCAGCATCTTGATTCCCTTGGCGAGCAGGAAGCCGGTGTTCTCCTTCGAGTAGCGGACGATGACCTCGTTGGATTTCGTGCCGTAGGGAAGCCGCGCCGTGTCGCCGAGGTAGATGAAATCTTCGTTGGGCAGAGCCGCGGTCAGCGCTTTGAGGACGGTAAGTCCGCCGATGCCCGAATCGAACACGCCGATGGGCCGGTCGATCGCCGCGCGCGAGCCGCGAAGGAGTCCGTTGGAAGCCGCGATCGAATTTGGCCGTGCGGCAGATTTTTTACGGGTCGGCATTTTCTTTTGAATCCGCCGGTGCGCGGTCCGTGCTCAGTCGCGCGCGAGGCGGGTGCCGATTATAGCCGGTCGGGAGGGTGCCGCGCCAAAGACGCTTTCATGGACGCTGGCCGCTTCCATGCACAAATAGGCGGGGATTTCGGCGCCCGCTTTGCGCAAACGATCGGCAAGCCGGCGGTAGAGGTTGAGGCGCAGCGGCGTAAAGGTACGAAAGCGCCCGTCGGAGGCGGGCACGTCCTCGCCGCATAGCATCGGATCGCCGGGAAAACGGCTGCGCGCGGCGCCGCGCAACCGCGGCGTCATCCGCAGACCGCCCATGCTGATGAACGAGATTTGTTTGGGCGCAACTGTGTCCAGCAGCTCGTCGATGAGCAGCAGGTAATCGCGCTCGGCGCCGGGATATGCGATCAACGGATCGAGATGAAACGCCACGCGGTAGCCGGCGTCGAGGACCGCGCGCGCCGCCGCGATTCGCGCCGCGGGCGAGGCGGTGAGATGCTCTGAGCTGCGATAGACGGCGTCGGGCGACAAGGTCCACGAGA encodes:
- a CDS encoding VIT1/CCC1 transporter family protein; this encodes MAFSILSREYDHHTEQVHAAGGSWVRDVMLGLNDGLVASFAVTSGVAGAFVTGNAAMMAGLSEMLGGAVAMGLAAFISARSQIEFYQSEIERERDEIRRWPEREREEVSTIYRKKGFAGPLLDQIVAHITSDPERWSNVMMREELGFNEESFDNPLRSAFAVGLSYLSGAAVPVWAYIFFQPSRALIVSAISTVAVLFGVGALKTIITSRSWWRSGLESMLIGMAAAGVTYAAGRMFAAR
- the argJ gene encoding bifunctional glutamate N-acetyltransferase/amino-acid acetyltransferase ArgJ encodes the protein MKVELDPAAVRGFRFAGVSAGLKSKAGALDLGLIAADRPAAAAAVFSANRVKAAPVYVTADRVKSGRLQAVVANSGCANSFTGAQGMRLARDSCAEVARLLGCAPELVVPSSTGVIGHLYDFAKFKTGAADAVRSLREDGLADFAHAIMTTDTRAKTASTSFKAGGATITLAGAVKGVGMISPRMATMLGYLVTDAVIAPSLLKKSLKAALPASFNAITVDGDMSTNDTVIILASGAAKNRAFGAREQAAFDRAVEEISAALARELVRDGEGATKLVTVEVRGARNPADAERAARQIANSPLVKTAFFGCDPNVGRILMAAGSSGAYVEPDKLVLWIGGVKVALNGRLLTEALAAAGARMKEREFAVRLDLRLGKSSARILTCDLSYDYVRINAEYTT
- the murI gene encoding glutamate racemase, which translates into the protein MPTRKKSAARPNSIAASNGLLRGSRAAIDRPIGVFDSGIGGLTVLKALTAALPNEDFIYLGDTARLPYGTKSNEVIVRYSKENTGFLLAKGIKMLVVACNTSSAVALDAIASDTMVPVIGVIEPGARAAAKASRNGKIGVIGTEATIASGAYTRAIQRLSPRSEIYTRACPLLVPLAEEGWTDNAVAELTVAHYLESLKQSGIDTLLLGCTHYPLLRDMFARILGPRVKLVDSATATAADVRDRLRTFKLARRTGKGTQSFFVTETPDRFVRVGRRFLGPQVESAVRIER
- a CDS encoding glycerophosphodiester phosphodiesterase, with product MREHTNTDFFKPGLPRAFGHRGCAGTHPENTLEAFAAAAAIGIQYLELDIHMTRDGEIVVSHDDHLERTCGRAGVICEMTYAELAAADAGRMFTLDGANFPFRDRGIRMPRLADVLAAFPSLRIEIEVKQIAPSVVAPMLDVIDRAGMRKRVFVASEHQQPLDEARMLAPDIPTNFSYFETGGFFQAMVSRDNYRPPGDALQIPPSYESWQLVTPESVEFAHRIGLEVHVWTVNEEAEMRELLDLGVDGLMSDYPRRLLDVIRSRAAAPR
- the secA gene encoding preprotein translocase subunit SecA; its protein translation is MASAISLVARKIFGSKNEREIKRLRPDVDEINRLEPETSALSDDELRRKIAEWKASISAIEERERRDDAMLEILPQVFAVVREGAKRTIGQRHFDVQLVGGMILHQGRIAEMKTGEGKTLVATLPAVLNALSGRGVHIVTVNDYLARRDSEWMGRIYKFLGLTVGVVVHGVTDQERKLAYRADITYGQNNEFGFDYLRDNMKFNIEDYVQREHNFAIVDEVDSILIDEARTPLIISGASEESTDTYYVVDRVIPRLKPEEHYTIDEKMRTVALTEDGVTRVEQLLGVENLYDPRNILLLHHANQGLRAHTLFKRDVDYVVKEGEVIIVDEFTGRLMPGRRWSDGLHQAVEAKENVKIESENQTLATITFQNYFRMYKKLSGMTGTADTEAVEFKEIYRLDVVVIPTNQPMIRIDNHDLVYKTEGEKFDAVIEEIRDCHERGQPVLVGTVSIEKSERVADKLKKTSVKHYVLNAKNHEREAEIVAQAGRFGAVTISTNMAGRGTDIVLGGNPEFMAAAETGTREPADPNFQAALAKYLEQCKAEREKVLEAGGLHILGTERHESRRIDNQLRGRSGRQGDPGSSRFYMSLEDDLLRIFGADRLKGLMGRIGMEDNEPIEHRWISRAIENAQKKVESHNFDIRKHLLEYDDVMNKQREVVYHRRRELLSGASLKDDVLDMCDALIEEIAAAHANNEADPAQWDWKAIDDAFFKQFKFRPGFNAQTEVAGKPAQSADDLAEIGSERVHQLYDQREAEFTEPVMRQIEKIVMLQTLDSLWKDHLLAMDHLKEGIGLRGYAQVNPLVEYQKEGFTMFEALMAVMQQDVVEKVFSVQVQRQQDVEQIQQPKPQRVVMSHGGESETPAATPAKRDTEKVGRNDPCPCGSGKKYKRCHGK
- a CDS encoding TIGR03617 family F420-dependent LLM class oxidoreductase; amino-acid sequence: MKLDTGLSARNLRDVPAAARAAEAAGFDAIWIPEAGNDGFLPAALIAEHTRRVKMGTSVAIAFPRSPMVTAAAAWDLAGFSEGRFILGLGTQVKGHIERRYSTKWEAPVPRLREYILALRAIFKCWSEGGAKLSFQGKYYNFSLMTPFFTPARHNYSNVPIHIAGVNEHIIRLAGELCEGLHAHPFNSPKYLREFVLPNVEKGLKQAGRSRKDFEIQSTAFVITGRDQDEIKKMREVVRQQISFYASTRTYKIVLDTHGWGDVAQRLNEKAAKGEWVSMAKEITDEMLDVYTVAGTYDEIADKVMQRYDGLLDRVAFYIPFRAGADDAQWAKLAKRFNG
- a CDS encoding lipopolysaccharide kinase InaA family protein, with the protein product MRRVVLYARSPDWRAVIERADELIASPDFRVLKSEARTLAGFLDLPGAGPAFIKRVEVCSWSRGVYARLRGSRVARSLAGAAMLRAQGVAHPEPLAAMDLYQAGAIRASYLVSRALINADSLSRFMLGPGAIKGRDVHRRKQISDTVAAQIRRLHESGLYTRDLQETNIMVEENQSGGFKVYFIDLEDFRRAANVSWDRRILNLVHLDRSIGRFLCRAARLDFLYSYLGRRPDRAVARRMVAEVGAARESIDRRKRRGAPATEPVVKPLAGGTE